A genomic stretch from Hermetia illucens chromosome 7, iHerIll2.2.curated.20191125, whole genome shotgun sequence includes:
- the LOC119660772 gene encoding plexin-B, which produces MMSVLLRSTSTTSSERCHYAIFVAIVILLAIVPYSNSSQSVPSSLDIVAQYTLPGSSVPSFTKGPGSGSNVTTTTNLSSRAYFTHLAYDSKRSVLYAGATNRIIQLDENLLVLAHAVTGPKHDSPQCHAAGCPEEVETSQTNNHNKILIVNQVGDTLIACGSIHQGACEMYNLTKFPDNPKFIGIALAANDEHHSTYAFIGPSKYNAWHTSDVLYVGTTFTTVGDYRHDVPAISSRKLDDLSFAEFSIQQSIINIDVKYRDQFLVDYVYGFNSSEYAYFMIVQKKSHLAEEAGYVTRLARICISDSNYDSYTEITIQCLATHSNVDYNILRDAKITQAGQKLGQQLDIKRDDYVLVAAFSPSKEITNQPEPKSAICVYSLKEIDEVFAENIHMCFNGTIKDRNLGYISGTINDGKCPLVGSIGNIFNFCPVGLKISGVSPITSHALFHFANESITSITATTTGPHSLAFLGTEHGSIKKVMISGRTPGEYEEIQVDPGNRILPDSMMLTKHNYLYVLSRSKITKLRVEHCGIYTNCSSCLESRDPFCGWCSLEKRCTIRSACQKDTSAARWLSLGSGQQCIDFESVSPDKIPISEITTVQLVIRTLPELPMNAKYRCVFGNSTPIDADVLESGLSCITPPIEQRPQIEPTKDHVLVPLSVRSSETNKDFVSRSFAFFNCSRHNTCRKCVKSQWDCNWCVFDNKCVHKLEHCRNLENVINKESSCPHITDSLNPILLPVKVPKEIRLEIDNLPKPKSAHTGFLCTVHVEGAQMLLPARVENNKFVVCEKTPYSYEENTNEYVAKVDVSWNRQHYIDTASVILYKCDVLGSHREHADCSLCVTRHPKYQCSWCVNSCVYNETCSMDKPNECPRPRIDMIKPLSGPIEGGTLVTIEGSNLGIREEDVRGRISIGNVPCELVNYEISVKIECRTGAVSHELTAPIKVSNDAGYTESSVQFQFKNIKLEGLQPTMGPKSGGTQVSLIGKYLNIGSNIRAYLDDYECYINVTQASSSRLTCITSGAHDPKPIRTLTLFVDGANRTYSACSKYQRNSYELMSMACSIYNYTVDPRIMQIKPLKSFASGGRMLTVHGTHLDSIQKPEIEIFYEGERVNKSSCYVISSNQMECPSPAVNARFNAYKNSMDRPALYENLKRRRRSIISQDGSSSGLLTTVGYLSIPTGGNDIASLKSRETQLSLQVGFIMDNVQTVRDLSKYFQNIRSTIVYVDDPVYSPFPGGMKLYKGDTLVIEGENLNIASDETDVVVTIGTQQCNVTSLALTQLVCTPPETQPAPTDENNVQTSTDLPLVVVRVGRHLTFPIGYLKYELLKPYTFSHAVLGIAVGIVIIVVLLVVILVIYRRKSTQAEREYKRIQIQMDTLESNVRLECKQAFAELQTDMTDLTADLESSGIPTLDHVNYIMKVFFPGVSDHPVLNSPKLKQNTARTNYDTAMMQFEQLISNKYFVLAFIETLEAQKSFNIRDKVNVASLLTIVLMNKMEYATEILKCLLLRLIDKSVMTKYPQLMLRRTESVVEKMLTNYMAICMYDYLKEYAGSSLFLLFKAIKHQIEKGLVDAVTHDARYSLSEERLLREQIEHSVVTLHIVQDDLDEKIQCKVLDCDTISQVKSKILDALFKNTPFSMRPSVHEVDLEWRHGRGGHLTLQDEDLTTKTVNGWRRLNTLAHYGVKESAVMSLIARQNDSYNYSKQQPFANFYYINNSQSHIIMNGDLESGLQQPRVYHLVKPPILMTDHHLNLKNSTVSSSHVASAAQAATERTHKAIPEIFLTRLLATKGTIQKFVDDFFATILTVNEELPPAVKWLFDLLDEAARRHNITDPEIVHAWKSNSLPLRFWVNFIKNPDFIFDINKTTTVDACLSVIAQTFMDACSTTEHRLGKDSPSNKLLFAKDIPQYREMVKQFYREVAQLPQISDQEMGTAMQQLSVQQTDEFDTIAALKELYIYVTKYRDQIMHTLELDTNCKKMHLGHKLENVACTLEGDETSAC; this is translated from the exons ATGATGTCCGTCCTTTTACGATCAACATCAACCACGTCCTCCGAACGTTGCCATTACGCTATTTTCGTTGCCATAGTTATCCTCCTAGCCATCGTACCATATTCAAACTCATCACAGTCGGTGCCAAGCTCTCTAGACATTGTCGCGCAATACACACTGCCCGGCTCGTCGGTCCCTTCCTTTACAAAAGGACCCGGTTCTGGATCAAATGTCACTACAACGACCAATCTGTCGTCCAGAGCCTACTTCACCCATTTGGCCTACGACAGCAAGCGATCGGTACTGTATGCGGGGGCGACGAATCGTATCATTCAATTGGATGAAAACCTCCTAGTGCTGGCCCATGCCGTGACCGGGCCGAAACACGACAGTCCGCAATGCCATGCGGCCGGTTGCCCGGAAGAGGTGGAGACCTCGCAAACAAACAATCACAACAAGATTCTGATCGTCAACCAAGTAGGGGACACCCTCATCGCCTGCGGAAGCATCCACCAAGGTGCCTGTGAAATGTACAACTTAACAAAGTTCCCAGATAACCCAAAGTTCATTGGGATCGCATTGGCAGCTAACGACGAGCACCACTCAACCTACGCCTTCATCGGTCCCTCGAAATACAACGCATGGCACACGTCTGACGTCCTCTACGTGGGGACCACATTCACCACCGTGGGCGACTATCGTCACGACGTTCCCGCCATATCcagccggaagctggacgacctaagcTTCGCCGAATTCTCCATACAACAGTCAATTATCAACATCGACGTCAAGTACCGCGATCAATTCCTCGTCGATTACGTTTACGGCTTCAACTCATCCGAGTACGCGTACTTTATGATCGTCCAGAAGAAATCACATCTCGCCGAGGAAGCAGGCTATGTTACGCGATTGGCCAGGATCTGTATAAGTGATTCGAACTACGACAGTTACACAGAGATCACAATACAATGTCTCGCCACTCACTCCAATGTTGATTATAATATTCTGCGAGACGCAAAGATAACACAGGCAGGACAAAAATTGGGCCAACAACTTGATATAAAACGCGATGACTATGTCCTTGTTGCAGCTTTCTCGCCGTCCAAAGAGATTACAAATCAACCGGAACCCAAGTCGGCAATATGCGTGTATAGCTTGAAGGAGATTGATGAAGTCTTTGCCGAGAATATTCATATGTGTTTTAATGGGACAATTAAGGATCGTAATTTAGGATATATATCGGGCACAATAAATGATGGAAAATGTCCGCTTGTTGGG TCCATCGGcaacattttcaatttctgtCCTGTTGGATTAAAAATAAGCGGGGTATCGCCTATAACTTCTCATGCATTGTTTCATTTCGCCAATGAATCCATCACATCCATAACGGCAACAACAACCGGTCCCCATTCGTTAGCATTTTTGGGGACAGAACATGGAAGTATTAAAAAG GTTATGATTTCAGGACGAACACCAGGTGAATATGAAGAAATCCAAGTGGATCCTGGCAATAGGATTCTACCTGACTCAATGATGCTTACAAAACATAATTATCTTTATGTACTATCGCGCTCGAAG ATTACGAAACTTCGCGTTGAACACTGTGGGATTTATACAAACTGTTCAAGTTGCTTAGAATCGCGAGATCCTTTCTGCGGATGGTGTTCACTGGAGAAACGCTGCACAATTCGCAGTGCATGTCAAAAGGACACTAGTGCAGCTCGATGGCTGTCTCTCGGTAGCGGACAGCAATGCATTGACTTTGAGTCTGTTTCTCCTGATAAAATACCAATCTCGGAAATTACTACGGTACAGCTTGTGATCAGGACTCTACCGGAACTACCGATGAACGCTAAGTATCGTTGCGTATTCGGGAATTCGACACCAATCGATGCAGATGTTCTCGAGAGTGGACTCTCGTGCATAACGCCACCAATTGAGCAGCGTCCACAAATCGAGCCAACTAAGGATCATGTCCTAGTTCCTTTGTCAGTCCGAAGTTCTGAGACCAATAAGGATTTCGTTTCGCGCTCATTCGCTTTCTTCAATTGTTCGCGACATAATACGTGTAGGAAGTGCGTCAAGAGTCAGTGGGACTGCAATTGGTGCGTTTTCGATAATAAATGCGTCCATAAATTGGAGCATTGTCGAAATTTGGAGAATGTGATCAATAAGGAGAGT TCGTGTCCGCATATTACGGATAGCTTGAATCCCATTCTGTTGCCTGTGAAAGTACCCAAGGAAATCCGGTTGGAGATTGACAACCTGCCGAAACCCAAGAGTGCGCATACTGGATTTTTGTGCACTGTTCATGTTGAAGGGGCTCAGATGCTCCTGCCTGCGCGTGTGGAAAACAACAAATTCGTCGTTTGTGAGAAAACACCG TATTCGTATgaggaaaatacaaatgaatatGTAGCAAAAGTCGACgtgagttggaacaggcaacaTTACATTGACACAGCCTCTGTGATCCTCTATAAATGCGACGTGCTTGGCTCCCATCGAGAACATGCGGATTGTAGCCTGTGTGTAACGCGTCATCCTAAATATCAGTGTTCATGGTGCGTGAACTCCTGTGTTTACAATGAGACCTGCTCCATGGATAAGCCCAATGAGTGTCCACGGCCAAGAATTGATATGATCAAGCCACTGAGTGGACCAATTGAAGGTGGAACCTTGGTCACTATCGAGGGCAGTAATCTAGGGATACGTGAAGAAGATGTACGAGGAAGAATCAGCATTGGAAATGTGCCATGTGAACTGGTCAATTATGAGATTTCAGTGAAAATAGAATGCAGAACGGGAGCAGTAAGTCATGAGTTAACTGCGCCAATCAAAGTATCCAATGACGCGGGCTACACGGAATCCAGTGTACAGTTTCAATTCAAGAATATCAAATTAGAAGGACTGCAACCAACTATGGGTCCTAAAAGTGGTGGCACTCAAGTGTCTTTGATTGGAAAGTATCTGAATATTGGGTCGAATATTCGAGCGTATTTGGACGATTATGAGTGCTATATAAACGTGACGCAAGCTTCGAGTAGTCGCCTGACATGTATCACCTCAGGTGCTCACGATCCTAAGCCAATCCGAACTCTGACCTTATTTGTGGATGGCGCAAATAGGACGTATAGCGCGTGCAGTAAATACCAGCGAAATAGCTACGAACTAATGTCCATGGCTTGTAGTATTTATAATTATACAGTGGATCCAAGGATCATGCAAATTAAGCCATTGAAAAGCTTTGCCAGTGGGGGTCGAATGTTGACTGTCCACGGGACACATTTAGATTCCATCCAAAAGCCTGAAATTGAGATATTCTATGAAGGGGAGCGCGTGAACAAGAGTTCTTGCTATGTCATTAGCTCAAATCAAATGGAATGCCCATCGCCTGCGGTTAATGCCCGATTCAATGCCTATAAGAACAGCATGGATCGACCGGCTCTGTATGAGAATCTAAAGAGACGACGACGTAGCATTATCTCCCAAGACGGAAGCAGTTCTGGCTTACTAACAACAGTAGGATATCTATCGATCCCAACCGGTGGTAATGATATCGCCAGCTTAAAGTCACGTGAAACACAGTTAAGTCTGCAGGTCGGCTTCATCATGGATAATGTGCAGACTGTCCGGGATTTGAGCAAATATTTCCAGAACATCAGAAGCACTATTGTCTACGTGGACGATCCGGTTTATTCGCCGTTTCCTGGGGGGATGAAGCTTTACAAGGGCGATACGCTGGTCATTGAGGGTGAAAATTTGAACATTGCTTCGGACGAAACAGATGTGGTTGTAACAATTGGGACGCAACAGTGTAATGTGACCAGTTTAGCGCTAACCCAGCTAGTTTGCACCCCGCCAGAGACTCAACCAGCTCCTACAGATGAAAATAACGTACAAACCAGCACGGATTTACCGCTGGTTGTGGTCCGTGTAGGACGACATTTAACCTTCCCCATTGGATACTTAAAATATGAATTACTTAAACCCTACACATTTTCACATGCAGTTCTCGGGATAGCTGTAGGCATTGTAATTATTGTAGTTCTACTAGTGGTCATTCTGGTAATTTATCGTCGGAAGAGTACCCAAGCTGAACGCGAGTATAAACGTATTCAAATACAAATGGATACCCTGGAAAGCAACGTCAGGTTGGAGTGTAAGCAAGCTTTCGCTGAGCTGCAAACAGATATGACTGACCTGACGGCGGATTTAGAGAGTTCTGGGATACCAACCCTTGATCATGTCAATTATATCATGAAAGTTTTCTTCCCGGGAGTTTCCGATCATCCAGTGTTGAATTCGCCAAAG TTGAAACAAAATACAGCCAGGACGAACTACGACACGGCCATGATGCAATTCGAGCAGTTGATAAGCAATAAATACTTCGTATTAGCCTTTATTGAAACTCTGGAAGCGCAAAAGTCATTCAATATCCGCGACAA GGTCAATGTGGCTTCATTGCTGACTATTGTGCTAATGAATAAAATGGAATACGCGACAGAAATTCTGAAATGCCTTTTACTCCGTCTAATTGATAAGTCTGTGATGACAAAATATCCGCAATTGATGTTGCGTCGAACTGAAAGTGTCGTTGAAAAGATGCTAACAAATTACATGGCCATTTGCATGTATGATTACTTAAAAGAATATGCCGGATCcagtttatttttgcttttcaaaGCGATTAAACATCAAATTGAAAAGGGTCTGGTTGATGCAGTTACACACGATGCTCGCTATTCACTATCGGAGGAGCGTTTGCTTCGTGAACAAATTGAACATTCCGTCGTTACCTTACATATCGTTCAAGATGATCTCGACGAGAAGATTCAGTGTAAGGTGTTGGACTGTGATACAATATCTCAGGTTAAATCAAAGATATTGGATGCACTATTTAAGAATACTCCATTCTCAATGCGCCCTTCAGTTCACGAAGTTGATTTAGAGTGGCGTCATGGACGCGGAGGACATTTAACATTGCAAGATGAGGATCTGACCACGAAAACAGTGAATGGCTGGCGAAGACTGAACACCTTGGCACATTACGGGGTTAAAGAGTCAGCTGTTATGTCCCTGATTGCGAGGCAGAATGATAGTTACAACTATAGTAAACAGCAGCCGTTTGCCAATT TCTATTATATTAACAATTCACAATCACACATCATCATGAATGGAGACCTGGAGTCGGGACTGCAACAGCCTCGTGTATATCATTTAGTGAAACCGCCTATCCTCATGACCGATCATCATTTGAATCTAAAAAACTCAACTGTGTCCTCCTCACATGTTGCTTCCGCAGCTCAGGCTGCGACTGAACGGACACACAAAGCTATCCCAGAGATATTCCTTACCCGTCTCTTAGCCACAAAGGGGACTATCCAGAAATTCGTCGATGATTTCTTCGCTACAATTCTAACAGTTAACGAAGAACTACCGCCGGCAGTTAAATGGCTCTTTGATCTATTAGACGAGGCTGCACGTAGACATAATATAACCGATCCAGAAATCGTGCATGCATGgaaatcaaatagtttaccattgcgattttgggtaaatttcataaaaaatccagatttcatttttgataTCAATAAAACAACAACCGTGGATGCGTGCCTGAGTGTAATTGCACAAACATTTATGGATGCCTGTTCGACAACAGAACATCGTTTAGGGAAGGATTCACCATCGAATAAGCTGTTATTTGCAAAG GACATTCCACAATATAGAGAAATGGTTAAGCAATTCTATCGTGAAGTTGCACAACTGCCGCAAATAAGTGATCAAGAGATGGGAACAGCTATGCAACAGCTTTCCGTACAGCAGACTGATGAGTTTGATACAATTGCAGCGCTGAAAGAACTCTACATATATGTTACAAAATACAGGGATCAG ATAATGCATACACTTGAATTAGatacaaattgcaaaaaaatgCATTTAGGTCATAAGTTAGAGAATGTGGCCTGTACATTAGAAGGTGATGAAACATCAGCTTGCTGA